The genomic window CGCGAGGCCGAGGACGGCAAGGTCACTCGGCGGCGGCGGTCGTGCACGCAGTGCTCCCGACGCTTCACCACGGTGGAGGAGCCGGTGCTGGCGGTCGTGAAGCGCAGCGGCGTCAGCGAGCCGTTCAGTCGCGAGAAGGTCGTCTCGGGCGTCCGCAAGGCCTGTCAGGGCCGGCCGGTCGACGCGGACTCTCTCGCGCTGCTGGCGCAGAAGGTCGAAGAGGCGATCCGGTCGCGGGGCGCGGCCGAGGTTCCCTCGCACGAGGTGGGCCTCGCGATCCTCGGGCCGTTGCGCGAGCTCGACGAGGTCGCCTACATCCGGTTCGCGAGCGTCTACCGGTCGTTCTCCTCGCTGGAGGACTTCGAGGCGGAGATCGCGTCGCTCCGCGAGAACGGACCCAGCGGGTCCGGCGCTCGGCCGGTCGCGAACGTCACCGCGTCGCCGCCGCTGCCCGAGGGTGAGCCTGCACGGTTGGTGGAGGCGAGTCCTTAACGGGTGGTCCGGCGACGAGGCCGGGCGGCAGTTCAACACGCTACTTGCGGTGGTTCGGCTCGGGGCGGATCCGAAACACCGGGGCGCAGCCTTGCGGGCGCGTCTATCGAACTCAAAACACGGCAGTACGGCGGGCGTGCCGTCAGCGTGCGCTTCGCCATGCCCGCAGGACGCGGGCCTAGGACTTTCGAACCAGATCACGAGGGACAGGGGACGCCGATGACCGAGACGGTTGGCTCATCAACAGGCAACGGGGCCGCTCCGGCTCCGCGCGGACGTAAGGCCGCGTCCAAGCCAGTGGGCCTGACTGTCGAGCGGGTGTACACCACGGCCGGTGTCCACCCCTACGACGAGGTGACCTGGGAGCGCCGCGACGTCGTCATGACGAACTGGCGCGACGGCAAGGTCAACTTCGAGCAGCGCGGCGTCGAGTTCCCCTCGTTCTGGTCGCTGAACTCGACGAACATCGTCACCACCCGGTACTTCCGGGGTGCGATGGGCACGCCGCAGCGGGAGAACAGCCTGAAGCACCTGATCGACCGGGTCGTGCGCGTGTACCGCGCGGCCGGCGTCGAGCACGGCTACTTCGCCACCGCGGAGGACGCCGAGATCTTCGAGCACGAGCTCGCCTGGATGCTGCTGCACCAGGTGTTCAGCTTCAACTCGCCGGTGTGGTTCAACGTCGGCACGGCCGCGCCGCAGCAGGTCTCGGCGTGCTTCATCCTGTCGGTCGACGACGAGATGGACTCGATCCTCAACTGGTACCGCGAGGAGGGCCTGATCTTCAAGGGCGGCTCCGGGGCCGGCCTGAACCTCTCCCGGATCCGGTCGTCGAAGGAGCTGCTGGCCAGCGGCGGTACCGCGTCCGGCCCGGTCAGCTTCATGCGCGGGGCCGACGCCAGCGCCGGGACGATCAAGTCCGGTGGGGCCACCCGCCGGGCCGCGAAGATGGTCGTGCTCGACGTCGACCACCCCGACATCGAGGAGTTCGTCGAGACCAAGGCGCGCGAGGAAGACAAGATCCGCGCGCTGCGGGACGCCGGGTTCGACATGGACCTGGGCGGCAAGGACATCAACAGCGTCCAGTACCAGAACGCCAACAACTCGGTCCGCGTCTCGGACGAGTTCATGAAGGCGGTCGAGGACGGCGGGGAGTTCCACCTCCGGGCCCGCCTCGACGGCTCGGTGATCGACACGGTCGACGCCCAGGGCCTGTTCCGCAAGATCGCGAAGGCCGCCTGGGAGTGCGCCGACCCGGGCATCCAGTACGACGACACGATCAACGACTGGCACACCACGCCGGAGTCGGGCCGCATCACCGCGTCCAACCCGTGCTCGGAGTACATGCACCTCGACAACTCGTCGTGCAACCTGGCGTCGCTGAACCTGATGCGGTTCCTGCGTCCGGACGGCACATTCGACGGTGAGACGTTCGTCAAGGCCGTCGAGCTGGTCATCACCGCGATGGACATCTCGATCTGCTTCGCCGACTTCCCGACCGAGCCGATCGCCGACACCACCCGCAAGTTCCGTCAGCTGGGCATCGGCTACGCGAACATCGGCGCGCTGCTGATGGCCACCGCGCACGCCTACGACTCGGACGGCGGCCGCTCGCTCGCCGCGTCGATCACCTCGCTGATGACCGGCACCGCCTACCGTCGCTCGGCCGAGCTGGCCGGCATCGTCGGCGCGTACGAGGGCTACGCCCGCAACGCCGAGGGCCACCAGCGGGTCATGCGCAAGCACGCGGCCGCGAACGACGAGGTGCGTCCGGTGGGCGCGGACTCGGCGCGGATCCTGGAGCTGGCGACGGCGGAGTGGGCGCGCGGTCTCTCGGTGGGCGCCAAGCACGGGTGGCGGAACGCGCAGGCGTCGGTGCTGGCGCCGACCGGCACGATCGGCCTGATGATGGACTGCGACACCACCGGCATCGAGCCCGACCTGGCCCTGGTCAAGTTCAAGAAGCTCGACGGCGGCGGCTCGATGCAGATCGTCAACCAGACGGTCCCGCAGGCGCTGAAGACGCTCGGCTACCAGGACGAGCAGATCGAGGCGATCGTCGAGCACATCTCGCAGCACGGCCACGTCGTCGACGCCCCCGGCCTGCGCCGCGAGCACTACGAGGTGTTCGACTGCGCGATGGGCGAGCGCTCGATCCGTCCGATGGGTCACGTCCGGATGATGGCCGCGGTGCAGCCGTTCATCTCCGGCGCGATCTCCAAGACCGTCAACCTGCCCGAGTCGGCGACGATCGAGGACATCGAGAAGGTCTACGCCGAGGGCTGGCGGCTGGGCCTGAAGGCCCTCGCGGTCTACCGCGACAACTGCAAGGTCGGCCAGCCGCTGTCGGTCGGTGGCAAGAAGGCCGACGCGGCCCGCGCTGCTGCGTCGTCGGTCGTCGAGGTCGAGGCGGCCCCGAAGCGCAAGCGTCTGCCGAAGACCCGTCCGAGCACGACGACGTCGTTCTCGGTGGCCGGGGCCGAGGGTTACCTGACCGCGTCGCGCTACCCGGACGACGGCGTCGGCGAGGTCTTCCTCAAGCTCGGCAAGCAGGGCTCGACGCTGGCCGGGATCATGGACGCGTTCTCGGTCGCCGTGTCGGTCGCGCTGCAGTACGGCGTTCCGCTGGAGACCTACGTCGAGAAGTTCCGCAACATGCGGTTCGAGCCGGCCGGCATGACCGACGACCCGGACATCCGGATCGCCAGCTCGGTGATCGACTACATCTTCCGGCGGCTGGCGCTCGACCACCTGCCCAAGGAGACCCGCGCCGAGATGGGGATCCTGACGAACTCGGAGCGGGCGGCGGAGTTGGACGGGCCGGCGGCCACGGAAGAGGTGGACATCGCGGGGTTGGCGGTTTCGGCGCCGGTCTCTTCTCCGGTGGCGGCGCCGAAGGCGCCGCGCGACCTCAGTTCGGCGCACTCGTCGACCGAGCTGCTGGAGCTGGTGCAGGGGACGGCGGCGGACGCTCCGCTGTGCTTGACGTGCGGGACGAAGATGCGGCCGGCGGGCTCCTGCTTCGTCTGCGAGGGCTGCGGCAGCACGTCCGGCTGCAGCTAGTTCGCCTCCGAAGGGGCCGAGCCGGACGGCTCGGCCCCTTCGCTCGTTCTCCGGAGTCCCCGATGGCGCTTCCGCGTGCATTCATCAGTTTCGATTTCGACAACGACCGAGTAGCGAAGCATCTCTTTGCTGGACAGGCGACCAGCAAGTCCCCGACGCCGTTCGCGACGGAGGACTGGTCATCGAAGGGAGCACTCCCGCAGCGAGAGTGGGAACGGCTCA from Cryptosporangium phraense includes these protein-coding regions:
- the nrdR gene encoding transcriptional regulator NrdR, translated to MKCPYCQHPDSRVVDSREAEDGKVTRRRRSCTQCSRRFTTVEEPVLAVVKRSGVSEPFSREKVVSGVRKACQGRPVDADSLALLAQKVEEAIRSRGAAEVPSHEVGLAILGPLRELDEVAYIRFASVYRSFSSLEDFEAEIASLRENGPSGSGARPVANVTASPPLPEGEPARLVEASP
- a CDS encoding vitamin B12-dependent ribonucleotide reductase: MTETVGSSTGNGAAPAPRGRKAASKPVGLTVERVYTTAGVHPYDEVTWERRDVVMTNWRDGKVNFEQRGVEFPSFWSLNSTNIVTTRYFRGAMGTPQRENSLKHLIDRVVRVYRAAGVEHGYFATAEDAEIFEHELAWMLLHQVFSFNSPVWFNVGTAAPQQVSACFILSVDDEMDSILNWYREEGLIFKGGSGAGLNLSRIRSSKELLASGGTASGPVSFMRGADASAGTIKSGGATRRAAKMVVLDVDHPDIEEFVETKAREEDKIRALRDAGFDMDLGGKDINSVQYQNANNSVRVSDEFMKAVEDGGEFHLRARLDGSVIDTVDAQGLFRKIAKAAWECADPGIQYDDTINDWHTTPESGRITASNPCSEYMHLDNSSCNLASLNLMRFLRPDGTFDGETFVKAVELVITAMDISICFADFPTEPIADTTRKFRQLGIGYANIGALLMATAHAYDSDGGRSLAASITSLMTGTAYRRSAELAGIVGAYEGYARNAEGHQRVMRKHAAANDEVRPVGADSARILELATAEWARGLSVGAKHGWRNAQASVLAPTGTIGLMMDCDTTGIEPDLALVKFKKLDGGGSMQIVNQTVPQALKTLGYQDEQIEAIVEHISQHGHVVDAPGLRREHYEVFDCAMGERSIRPMGHVRMMAAVQPFISGAISKTVNLPESATIEDIEKVYAEGWRLGLKALAVYRDNCKVGQPLSVGGKKADAARAAASSVVEVEAAPKRKRLPKTRPSTTTSFSVAGAEGYLTASRYPDDGVGEVFLKLGKQGSTLAGIMDAFSVAVSVALQYGVPLETYVEKFRNMRFEPAGMTDDPDIRIASSVIDYIFRRLALDHLPKETRAEMGILTNSERAAELDGPAATEEVDIAGLAVSAPVSSPVAAPKAPRDLSSAHSSTELLELVQGTAADAPLCLTCGTKMRPAGSCFVCEGCGSTSGCS